The Flavobacterium sp. 140616W15 sequence ACTCAAATCTACGCCACCATCTCCGTATTTTGTATAAAAACCTACTCCAAAATCTTCAACTTTGTTTCCTGTTCCAACAACTAATAAACCGTAAATGCCTGCTAAATAGTATAGGCTAGTCATGCGCAAGCGAGCACGAGTGTTGGCTAATGATAGATTAACCTTTGCAATATCGGCATCATCAGGAGTTGCCGCTTTAAAAGCTTCAAATGTACTTGTTAAATCCGTTTCTATATTGGAAACATTTGGGAAGCGTTTTTTTAATTGATCAATATGTTCTTTTCCTCTGGAAACTTGATTTGGAGCTTGGTGTATAGGCATTTCTACACATAAAAGTTTTAATCCAGTTTGAGCACATAATGTTGAGGTTACAGCAGAGTCGACACCACCAGAAATTCCTATAATAAAACCATTCACTTTAGCATTGGTGGCATAATCTTTTAACCACTCTACAATGTAGGTATTTACTTTTTCTGTTTGAATAGTGCTTTTTTTAGCCATAATAGTTTAAGTTTTAAAATACAGGAATGTATATTTGCACAATTATATTTAAGTAGTCATTACTTAATAGAATTTGCAACACAAACTTAATTAAAATAAAATGAAAATATATCGGTTTGCTATCGCTCTATGTGTCTTTTTTTTGTCATGTGATAAAAAAAGCAAAATTGAAAAAGCAGTAGAAGAAATTCCAGTAGATATTAAAGTGGAGCGTTTTGATAAAGTGTTTTTTGAGACCCAGCCCAAAGATTTAGCTAAAATAAAAAAAGAATACCCTTTTTTCTTTCCAGCAGGTAATGATGACTCGGTATGGTTAGAAAAAATGCAAAACCCGCTTTGGAGAGAGTTGTATGCTGAAGTTCAGAAGAAGTATGGAGACTTTGAGCCAGTTCGTAAAGAATTCAATAGTTTGTTTCAGCATATAGAGTATTATTTTCCTAAAACAAAAACACCGAAAGTAATTACTATAATATCCGAAATGGATTATAATAATAAAGCGATTTATGCGGATAGTTTGGTTATTGTTGCACTTGAATTGTATTTAGGGAAAGAACATAAGTTTTATCAATTTCCGAATTATATAAAGGAGAATTTTGAAGAGAAGCAAATTATGCCAGATGTAGTTTCTAGTTTCTCACTAAAGAAAATTTCGCCAATCACAGATAAGAATTTGATAAGCAAAATGGTGTATTATGGAAAGCAATTGTATTTAAAAGATTTACTTTTGCCTGATTATACCGATGCGGATAAAATAGGATATACACCAGAACATATTAAATGGTGTGAGGAAAATGAAGGCTATATGTGGCGCTATTTTATAGAAAAAGAGATGTTGTATAGTGATGATGCAAAACTTACATCACGATTTATAAATACAGCACCATTTTCTAAGTTTTACCTCGAAATAGATAACGAATCACCAGGACGCGTTGGAACCTGGATTGGATGGCAAATTGTACGTTCGTATATGAAGAACAACGATGTGTCAATAGAAGAATTGTTAAAAACCAACGCAAAAGAAATTTTTGAAAAGTCAAAATATAAACCTAAGAAGTAATGTCAGATAATAAACAAACCTCAGAAATTAAATTCCTTATAGAGTTAGATGAGAATCGAGTACCAGAAAAATTAAAATGGTCTGCAAAAGATGGAGGAGTCGAAGCTCAAGATGCAAAAGCAATTATGCTTTCTATTTGGGATAGTAAAGTGCAGGAAACTATGCGTATTGATTTATGGACAAAAGATATGCCGGTAGATGAAATGAAAATTTTCTTTCATCAAACTTTAGTAGCAATGGCAGATACGTTTAAGCGCGCTACAGACGATGAGAAAATGTCAGATACAATGAAAGATTTCTGTGATTATTTTGCAGAGAAATTAGAATTGAAAAAGTCATAAGTAGAACAAACAAAAAAATCCCAAAAATTTTAATTTTGGGATTTTTTTTATCTCTGAAAAGAGAATATTTAAAACTGGCTATTGTTTTTAAATACCTCTTGGTTTACTCCGTCAATGTAATCTAAAACAGCATCTTTACCAATAGATTCCGTTGCAGATGTTACAAAATAATGAGGCATTTCGGCCCAGTTATTGGCAAACATTTTCTTTTTGTAAGCAGCGATATGAGAATCAATTTTTGTTTTACTTATTTTATCGGCTTTCGTAAAAATAATGCAAAACGGAATTTCGCTTTCACCCATATATGACATAAATTCAATATCGATAGCTTGGGCTTCATGACGAATATCGATTAATACAAAGGCACAAACTAATTGTTCGCGCGTTTCAAAGTAATCGGTGATGAACTGTTGGAAAACAGATTTTGTTTTTTTAGAAACTTTAGCATAACCATACCCTGGTAAGTCGACAAGGAACCAATTGTTGTTAATCAGGAAATGATTTATCAATTGTGTTTTTCCAGGACGACCAGAAGTTTTTGCTAAGTTTTTATGATTGGTCAACATGTTGATCAAAGAAGACTTTCCTACGTTTGATCTTCCTATAAAAGCATATTCAGGCAAGAAGTCCTTAGGACATTTGCTAACATCTGAATTACTGATTATAAATTCGGCGGTATTTATTTTCATATCTATACTATTTCTAAAACCTCCTCAAATTCGAAAGTGTTTATTATAAATTGGTTTTTTTCAACCATTCTTCAAGGATTTTATTAAACTCTTCTGGGTGTTCCATCATGGCAGCATGTCCACATTTGTCAATCCAATATAAAGAAGAGTTGGGAAGTAATTTGTTAAACTCTTCGGCTACGTCCGGTGGAGTTACTTTATCATTTTTACCCCAGATGATACAAGTTTCAACTTGCATTTTTGGTAAATCTTTTGCCATGTTATGACGAATGGCGCTTTTTGCAATGGTAAGTGTCTTTATTAATTTTATGCGATCATTTACAGAAGCATAAACTTCATCAATAAGCTCCGGAGTTGCAATCTTTGGATCATAAAATACATCTTCAGCTTTTCTTCTTATGTATTCGTAATCTCCTCTTTTAGGATAACTATCACCCATTGCGCTTTCATAGAGTCCTGAACTACCTGTTATTACAAGTCCAATTACTTTCTCTGG is a genomic window containing:
- a CDS encoding alpha/beta fold hydrolase; the encoded protein is MDKHYKKEGRYSYYEAGEGTPIVILHGLMGGLSNFDAVAEYFSNRGYKIVIPDLPIYTQSILKTNVKSFAKYVKDFITFKGFDKVILLGNSLGGHIALYHTKLYPEKVIGLVITGSSGLYESAMGDSYPKRGDYEYIRRKAEDVFYDPKIATPELIDEVYASVNDRIKLIKTLTIAKSAIRHNMAKDLPKMQVETCIIWGKNDKVTPPDVAEEFNKLLPNSSLYWIDKCGHAAMMEHPEEFNKILEEWLKKTNL
- the yihA gene encoding ribosome biogenesis GTP-binding protein YihA/YsxC — protein: MKINTAEFIISNSDVSKCPKDFLPEYAFIGRSNVGKSSLINMLTNHKNLAKTSGRPGKTQLINHFLINNNWFLVDLPGYGYAKVSKKTKSVFQQFITDYFETREQLVCAFVLIDIRHEAQAIDIEFMSYMGESEIPFCIIFTKADKISKTKIDSHIAAYKKKMFANNWAEMPHYFVTSATESIGKDAVLDYIDGVNQEVFKNNSQF
- the gldB gene encoding gliding motility lipoprotein GldB, whose translation is MKIYRFAIALCVFFLSCDKKSKIEKAVEEIPVDIKVERFDKVFFETQPKDLAKIKKEYPFFFPAGNDDSVWLEKMQNPLWRELYAEVQKKYGDFEPVRKEFNSLFQHIEYYFPKTKTPKVITIISEMDYNNKAIYADSLVIVALELYLGKEHKFYQFPNYIKENFEEKQIMPDVVSSFSLKKISPITDKNLISKMVYYGKQLYLKDLLLPDYTDADKIGYTPEHIKWCEENEGYMWRYFIEKEMLYSDDAKLTSRFINTAPFSKFYLEIDNESPGRVGTWIGWQIVRSYMKNNDVSIEELLKTNAKEIFEKSKYKPKK
- the nadE gene encoding NAD(+) synthase, which codes for MAKKSTIQTEKVNTYIVEWLKDYATNAKVNGFIIGISGGVDSAVTSTLCAQTGLKLLCVEMPIHQAPNQVSRGKEHIDQLKKRFPNVSNIETDLTSTFEAFKAATPDDADIAKVNLSLANTRARLRMTSLYYLAGIYGLLVVGTGNKVEDFGVGFYTKYGDGGVDLSPIADLMKSDVYALGEFLKIPDSILTAAPTDGLFGDDRTDEDQLGASYDELEWAMLADELGKSATDFTGREKIVFEIYKKLNTANQHKMNPIPVCSLPKKLK
- the gldC gene encoding gliding motility protein GldC yields the protein MSDNKQTSEIKFLIELDENRVPEKLKWSAKDGGVEAQDAKAIMLSIWDSKVQETMRIDLWTKDMPVDEMKIFFHQTLVAMADTFKRATDDEKMSDTMKDFCDYFAEKLELKKS